The genome window ACGCTCTGGTGGTAACCCCGGTAGATCTTTCAGAAAAACATCTTCAAATTCTCGTACAACTGGTACATCTTTGATTTCTGGAGCCTCTTTTGTCGAATCATGTATGTAAGCCATATACGCCTTACATCCATGTCGAACCAGCTTGCAAGCTTTGATGAAAGAACAGATTATAGGGCTGCAGCTTTTCTCCCCATAAATAGTAACATGTTTTCCGCTTGGAGACATTAGTTGTATCTCTTTACGGTTGCATATTACTTTCGCGTGATATCGAgctagccaatccatcccgattaccacttgaaattctcccattgaCATGGGAATTAAGTCAACAAAATACtcttcatcgtcaatgctcaGTTTACAATTCCAACACATATcacaaacaataaaacttttattatcACCTATTTCTACTTCAAGTGGTATAGGTAATTTTGTTAACGTGAATGTAGGGTGTTGAACAAATAGATGTGATATAAAAGATCTATTTGAACTCGTATCAAATAAAATTTGTACTGGAATTGAATTTACAAGAAATATACCTGAAACAACATCAGGTTCAGTTTTAGCTTCAGCGGCTGTCATGTTGAAAGACCTTGCCCTTGCTTTCTGAGCATCAGGCTTTGTATCAGTGGTGTCTTTGGTTCCCTCTAACTCCGGGCACTCAAACTTTTTGTGTCCCGGTTTGTAACATTTAAAACATACCGACACCTTTCCCGGGCAATTTGCAACCACATGTCCCATTTTGCCACAAGTAGGACATGGTTTGTTTTTTAAATAGCATTCGCCCTTATGATTCTTTCCACAAATTTTGCATGGAGGTATCCCCCCTTTGTTAACTCCTTTCTTTGGAGCTTCATTTAGCTTTTGTTTCTTTGCGGGATTGGGTTTTTATCAAACACCCTTCGCTCACCCCTTTCAATCCGCTTTTTTAGCTCAATTTCCCTTTCACGTGCGGCATTCACTATCTCTGTAAGATGCCCGTATtttgaaggagtcataaactcccgatACTCCGCTCAGCATGTTGTAGTAGTAATATATTTTCTGTTCTTCAGTCTGAACCAACTCATCGCAAAACCTGAGCTTATCGAGAAAGATTCCTGTAATCTTCTCTATCAACTCACCATTATGCCTTAGCTGAATAAACTCTTCTTTAATCCTATTGATTACAGCTTTTGGGCTATGATGCCTAAGGAACGGTGTTTTGAATTCTTCCCATGTCATAATTCTCGTGGCCTCAATTCGATGTTCCTTCTTTAgattatcccaccaatccttggcttggcCTCTTAACTGACCACTTTCGTATGCCACGAAATAAGTCCCATCACAATGGGTCCTTTCAAATACCCCTTCAGTGTCGCTAATCCATCATTAACAAACGATCGGATCAACTTCACCATGATATAACGGGGGTTTGCATGCCATAAATTTATTATATGAGCACGCTTTCGATTTACCCGCATCTTTCTTTTCATTCATCTTATCGTCTATTACCGCTAAAAGCGTAGTTTGTAGTCTATCATGTAAGATTATGAAAGACTGAATGATCATTATTGAATGGATAGGTTACAATATATAGGGATTACTCATAACCCTAGAAACCTAACTAAGCTCGTGGGACTATAGTCTAATATTCCCCCGCAGACGTAGCGGATGGAACTAGAAGCTTAGACTGAaaacaaaaaacaataataaacccTAAAAAATCTGTCTTCAATTTCGGTCAAAATTCCATAATCTTGCAATCTTCAATCCATATTCTTCGATCCACAATTTTGAATGATCTCGTAATCCTATAAGAGGCAACCAATACGGTAGTGCAGCGGCGGCTGTTAGCAGCGCGGCGGCGGATCGTAATCCTGCAGGCGGCGCGGCGGAAGACCGTAGTCTGATGAGCGGCGGTAGCACGGCGGCAAAGGGCGACTTGACGGAGATGCGAAATCAACAGGATGAGCCGTAGCATCATCTTTGTGGTAAGAGACTGTAAGAACACTGGTGAATCTAGAACCAAAAAACGAAACTTTATTTGAACATGAAACtgggaaaaaaaaaaagaagaaccGGAAACGGGAAACGGAAAACGAACAGCGGCTGGACAGGGCGGCGGTGGCAGTGACGGCACACCGCCCTGTCTAGGGTTTTTCTCAAGTGGTGACGGCTAGGGTTTGGTTATTTGTGTGTGGCACGGCGGAAGCGGTATAGAGCCTAggctggctctgataccatgtaagatTATGAAAGACTAAATGATCATTATTGAATGGATAGGTTACAATATATAGGGATTACTTGTAACCCTAGAAACCTAACTGAGCCCCTGGGCCTATAGTCTAATATATCAATGAACTGCGGTAGACTAGCTTCTAAAGCTTTTCCGACTTCCTCGGAAATAGTAGCTTTCATCTCTTCAATTACACGTGATGTTGATTCCTTTCCGGTTTCACCGGCCATTTCTTTGACTGAAATATTCACAACAGTTAATCAATAACTATTTAATTTATTTCACCTTATTACATGAAAATTTATATTACACATACTTAATCACAAGTAATGTGTATTTCTTTTTAGGTTCGGTCAAGTACATATCTTGCCTTACCTTTCTTACTTAGTGTATTTCCCCGGGTTCGAGCGTATTCATACACTCCTCCAATACACCTTTCATATATTTTTCATTATCTAATTCTATAAATCTAGACTTATTTATAaataactcttaccggatgtctTGATCAAGCTTTGAACCGAACACAATTTGTCTTAAcgaggctctgattaccaacttgtaagaccttTAAAAACATTGGGTAATTTACTTGAAACATATATCACTTTATAAGTATCTTTTACCAAATATCCACAAAACGATAATTTACATGGATTTTAAATATTTTCAACAAAACTACTTCTACTTATTACACATAAGTTTCGTTTCAAAAGGACTATTATAATTGCGGAAGCTTTGACATTTGTGTGTTCGATCCTTTCGGGTACTTGATTATCATCCGCAATTCGCTACCATCACCTATAATCCagaaatttttcaaaacattagtCATTGATGTTTATAATGTGTATTAACAAGTACTAAAGTCAAAACACATAAAAGAACAACATTTTTCCAGCTCTATGTAGTGTTCGCTGTACAGTAGGAGTGTTCACTGTACAGTAGGGGTATAACTGAATAATAGGAGTTTTCACTGTACAGTAGTAGTGTTCACTGAACAGTAGGGGTTTTCACTGAATAGTAGGAGTTTCACTGTACATTAGAAGTGTTCACTGTACAGTAGGAGTGTTccaaattattcgacccgtttacaTTAATGAGGTATAAAATGTATTAATAAGCTCAAAACTTCCATAAGAACCACATCTTATCATCCGTTTACAATACAACACATTAAACTAAAACTCAAGTGCCGATAATAAGGTACATATATCCTAATTTTTTCCGTTTTAACTTAATTAGGAACATTTATCACTTTAACTTACCAAAGTTTAATACTTTGgtgattttgacccgtttgatttcaCTAGCGAATCCATCGCCCTTTTTGAATCAAGCATATAGTATCCGAGTCAATTTAACCCGGTGAACTTTTAAGTGgaatccaccactttcttcatttcTATTTTCTCGACATTTCTACTTTTTCGTGTTTGGATACTACAAACGAAATCCTTCGTTTTTAGTATTATCCAACTTTATAACGATTTAATTATCATTCCACAACTAAGCATAAAAGTACTAAAACAAGATATTACGAAGCGAATAGCTGCGTACCTTTTCAAAGCTTTCCTTTTAAGCGGTTATCCGACCCGCCTTGTCCACTTGAGGATCCACCCAAATCACCTATAAAATTTGATTCGAATATATTGTTTAGAACTCATGGTTCAATATTCGATATCTCATACTCTTGTTTAATCAATTAAACTATTATTtcatacttttcaagtatttcaATTCATTCAAGCATTTTATCGAACATCTAGTGTGCATACTTAGTATTCTAACATTGTCATGTTCATGATTAATAACTTTAACCTAGTTTAGGCATAGTTATTTGATTCATATATCAAGAAAACTATAATCACACTATAATTTGCATCATAACCATCAATCAACATCCAATATCACAAGACTACATGAATTCTTCACAAAAACCCATATACCCTTATATGACAAGTAATGAAACTCTTGAATTATGACATGAATAAATCAATTCATAGTCTAATACTCCTTCCTAGACTTGTATTCATCAAAATTTACCCATAACATCCATTAACTTGCCACTAATTTCTGTTATGAGAATTCAAAATCTTGCCAACATCATTATATCTAaaaatttaacataccttgtGACCTACTAAGTATAAGGATCACAAATTCAGCCTTGATTCACCTTCAATTGGGTTTTATTTCTTGGATTTTGAGTGAATTTAGAggagttagggttttgaaagaATGAGAGTTCGTCCCTGGGTTTCTGATCGTTCTAGACACACACAAAGTGTGTGTCTTTAGTGTTTATCCAGATTTTGAACAAAATATCTTTCAAAATTTACACAATTAGTCCCTCAAGTTTCCAAGTTAATACAATGGTTATAATTCTTTGATTTCCCCATCTTTTAAATTaagaatttaactaggttaattattcctagtttcGATTCTCATTATTTTATGATTAATATTCCAACTTATACATgtataacaatatatatagtttaataaatttaggggTGTAACAAATCAGTTGCAGCAGAGACAACCGGAAGATACCCCCTCCCTCCTAGAGCCAATAGTGGGGTCCCTCCAAAACGGTACTCGCCAGAGAGGGAAACCAGAACCTCAAGGTATCCTGTAGCTAATGTAGTTAATGGGAACTTATCTAACAGTGCGAAAGCATTTGTCACCTCTCTATACTCCGAACAAATACCTGGCTTTGTAAAGGAAGCACAAGGTAAGAAGAACTGGAAAGAAACAATGGAAACAGAGATGCAAGCTCTTATACGTGGGAAAAGTGCATTCTCCCAAAAGGAAAGAAAACAGTTGGTTGCCGTTGGGTGTATTCAATTAAGTATAAACCAGATGGTTCTATTGGAAGATACAAAGCTCGGCTTGTTGCAAAAGGGTACACTCAGACGTATGGGATCGATTACTCTGAGACGTTTTCTCCGGTTTCAAAAATGGACACCATCAGAGTCCTTTTCTCCGTGGCAGCAAATGAGAATTGGCCTCTACATCAGTTTGATGTTACAAATGCATTTCTCCGTGGAGACCTAGTGGAAGATGTCTACATGGAAGCATCTCCAGGTTTTTCAGGGGATTTTAAATATGGGGAGGTTTGTCGATTGAAAAAGTCTCTATACGGGCTAAAACAGTCACCTCGGGCCTGGTTTGGAAAGTTCACCTTGGCCATGAAAGAATACAGGTATTACTAAAGTAACGCTGATCATACCCtgttcctcaaaagaagaaacaGCCTTGTAACTTGCCTGATCATATATGTAGACGACATGATTATCACCGGAAATGATGTGGAAGAGATAGCATGGCTGGAAAAGAATTTGTTTTCAAAGTTTGAAATCAAAGACCTTGAGGGATTTTCATCTGCCAAAAGAAGTATGTCCTTGATCTCCGAGTGGAAActggtttgattgattgtaaaccagcagaaacgccaatggtggtgaaccaCAACCTTCACATGGAACTTAATGGGGAGCTTGCAGACAAAGAGAGGTATCAACGACTCGTGGGCAAGTTAATTTATCTCTCCCACACTCGCCCGGATATAGCTTATGCTGTTGGAGTGGTGAGTCAGTTTATGCACCAACCGCAAGTGGCTCACATGGAAGCTGCTCAAAGAATTCTAAGGTATCTAAAGGGAACTGCATGCCATGGAGTGTTGTTCAAAGCAAATGGACATTTAAATGTTGAGCTTTACACTGACGCCGACTGGGCAGGAGATAAGGGAAATCGAAGGTCTACATCAGGGTACTTTTCCTTGGTTGGTGGAAACCTTGTTACCTGGAGGAGTAAGAAATAGAAGGTGGTCGCTCTGTCGAGTGCAGAAGCAGAGTTCAGAGGCATTGCTCGAGGGTTAAGCGAAGTTCTTTGGATCAGGAAACTTCTATAAGACATTTGTTTCTCTTAAAGGGCAGCACCGAATAAAATTATGTGCGTCAATACAGCTGCAATACAAATCTCAGAAAATCCAGTTCAGCATGATCGAACAAAACACGTGGAGGTAGATCGACATTTCATCAAGGAGAAACTGGAGGAAAGGATCATAGAGCTTCCGTATATATCATCAAAAGATCAACTCGCAGATATTCTCACAAAAGCAGTCAACGGAAATGCGTTTAGTAGCTGTTTGAGCAAGTTAAATATTGGAGAtcccactactcaacttgagggggagtgtcagAAAGAAGGAAACAAATAGTATAGGGGCTAGTGTGTAATATGGTGGACTATATAAACACCATCTTTGTATAACCCTAATTTTTAGTACAATACAATCTCAATACAATTCAACCCCCAATTACTGTGTTTGTTCTCTTACTAGACAACAAGGTAGGGCTGCAAATGTATCAAACGTTcgacgaacagttcgtgaacagttcggtgggaagttcgtttgtttattaaacaaacgaacacaaacaagaaatttcgtttgtTTAGTTGAATGAACGAGCATGAACAGAGGATGTGTTCGGTATTTATGTTTGTGAACGTGTTCGTTTGtattcgatagttcattagtgtttttagtttttatatcttatttaaatacttcaaaattacgacaaataaaatattctgttcatgaacgcttgtttgtgtttgatgtgtgtcggtgtgtatatattttttgatatatatttaagccctttttacacttttagccaagttttaaatttataaaacacgatatttactaacactaaacacacatatgggcaagtgcacccatcgtggacgtagtatagtgttggtaagataccgaggtcgtccaaggacacaagagcttttaataccggtttatcctcaacgtctaatcaaatcaaaaagttagaaaaatgttttaaactaagaaaaataaaaactaactaaatgctgaaaaagaaaataaaataaaaacagatagacaagatgaatcacttggatccgacacgtgtattagtataacctttgattatttttgcacttttgcacttgtttaagagattatcttagttattgtagtaggcccctttttcggaggtgacgttaccctcaacccagtagtttgagtcagcaaggatacaatcctaaagggttggattattgaaagataatgaattaagttattaatgcaaattatggtaggccccgcttttggcggtgacgttaccctcggctaagtagtctgagtcagcagggatacagtcctaaatagccgggttatagtattaatagtagttagcttatgagggggtcaaagagtttggatccccgccatccaatacctatgggcattgaaggagatcctactaaatttgacccaggtcccaagcaggacctctaaacgctgaacaagggcaagacctttaccaaaccgttcccttaacccccgaccaggtagccaacatacctccatatagaccgtggagatatgaatggtgaaaatcttttattttatatagacagtaaaataatgccaagacaccacggacaaacgataaggaaagatcaccttcaacataagtaactagttattaaagtcattaatacaaaaccaaataaaaagtgcaaaagattaaaaataaaaagtattatactaaacacttgtcttcaccaagtgatgtaagagacttaggcaaacatggccttgattgtcaagaactcttacgatcaatcttggatcccgagacgactcacacactctatgatggacaatggatgatggtggtggatgatggtgttatggtggtggtgggtggtggatgaagtgtgagagaggtggtgtgccaagggatgagagagaatgaagccaagctcctctatttataggctgaacagaacgctggacacggccccgtgttcgctgaacacggccccgtgcccgtctgacattctctctcttcattaattgtaattgcgaattacaattaatgcgcctgctgtactttcaacacgcccccgtgtccgctgggcacggccccgtggtgagcaatggaagcttctactggtttgtcttttctgctgcttcctgggcacgcccccgtgttcactggacacggggcgtgttcaggctctgtttctcttctctttgtcttgggaggtgccgttgagggtccgggcagttcacttttgttccttttcttgtatttatggtagatttagtagtctttttgcttcttttgtgattttgagctcatttcatcctgaaaatacaaaaggaagacaaaaacactctttttccaacattagtacttaaaaagggttagttttatgccttaattgatgtgttttatatgttgcattttacacacatcaaatacccccacacttgaacttttgcttgtcctcaagcaaaactcttttaatgtggcttacactcccaaatggaataggtagaagagaagtttttcaacttgtcctagagtgtcgggaatccaaggtttgtataggttctattttttattttatttacaatcttattcgtcatggtttattttgaactttttcataagataaactacttaatttggcatagcatgccttattaaaattccatttatatacaagttcacatacctcacgggagatcactcaatcactcggccgaaggtgtatatttaagtgaatcgctcgagagctgcacggatttacattttccatatgcttgccaagcgatcaatcctcctcctttttaacttttacctttgtaaatatcaagaggtcttttggggtgaaggcttgggtttaaaggtgggtggttggttagtggttagtaaaaagggcgaaaatcgtaacaagtgtcggttttcgtaaaataccttatttttggtgacatttatttttgaagtatttctccaaacaagctttttgtagcttacgtttgtttttgacttcatcattttttttttttttttttttttttttttttgatcacgtaaaggtatgtttatgaaaaaccgagtttgtcactaaaataaaggtgaaaaaaatgaaaaaggtttttggtgggtagaaaattgttttgggggtaatgaaatgaaaggtttaggctcaaaggggttttctagggggattttgggtaaaaaaaaaaatgaaaaataatggttttgaaagaaaaatagttagtcctaatgcctccatcatttacttacttgggtttaagttggtaaggaccgggaatgtatcgtcgtggcaagttctagatttgtaaagaccgagcggctattcacacaagaaacgaaaaatgagcatttaatctaaatatgtgtatttttatgctcaataaaggctcaaaactcactttttgtgggaatgggttttttatgtgaccaagcatatataatcgaattttagctagacttgttataccgtttcataattttcttatgttagttctttttatcacgacgctatcggttgtaagtttgtaaaaatataacccttttataacttgttattcccaacttaaactaagacaagtaaataaaaaaaattgaaaaagtttttgaaaaaatttggggtgtttagcggttccaatagagttttgtgtaaggcttgttttaggattttgcaaaattccaaggttttagcatcccccccacacttaaattacacattgtcctcaatgtgtccaaaaatagagtttttggttgattagaatatgtaaaagtgtgtttaaaaacaaagatttgtgttactggcactctggacacggccccgtgttgaccgggcacggccccgtggtcaagtgccagtaacaaaaattataaaattgaaacagaagcctggacacgggggcgtgttcgctgaacacggcccgtgtccagttacctgaactgggtgatttcctgcagggggctcagcacggggccgtgttggttgggcacggcccgtgtggagccttctgttatggagatttttgtcggtttgttctgttcttctgcatggttccattttttctcgttccctttttcatccattaccaccatgagtccataaatcataaaaaccatcataacattgctaatagagagattacataaatatagttaattaactaaggggtacgtaaggttatcataaaggttctacttatttaggaaaatttcgggaatagcttcccgatgtagaaacattcttcagcccatggctcctaggttctcactcaaagccattcttctatctcccttgggaggtagaaggtagcttcattctcgtcggtatcttgaggaggagcgcttaccgggactccttgcactacccttggttgcgatacttggtgcaaggcgtgccattctgctgggatgataacctcgggtaccacattccacgccctgtgtgtaatcaccggaaccaaaggcggggaagcaagaaggtttatcctttggtgcagaaggtttacttcttgcaggcagccctccaaacttaTCGTTAGATGATTAACGCGAtccaccaaagcttcttctacacttgtcaattcgtccacggcttcccttaaagcgtaaacgtagtttactagggaatcctctgcggtggacgatctccttccatttcggttattccttgaagatgctccgctgttccggctggccattttctgcgaaataagccgaggagctaaatttttgcaaaacagtaccttgaacacggccccgtgctcagtgagcacggccccgtgttcactgtctgcaggaattttttgtctaatggttctaggtttttaaattatttccaTATACTTTTGTCGTGTTatgagcttagataatttaaaaacacagttatggaactaactttagacaagaatccatagcgaaaattcctacaaaccttgcatagaaggttggaatcatgggtttccaagcttccatggaggtagggtttgaaaaatttttggaagaagaggaaatgaacaaaagtggaaaagataagatggtccttaggaaccttcttttggtacttacctaggatggtatatgtgaagattccagggatctctgcttggtggagtggtcaaaaatgagcaggattcaggctgcatttaaagaaaacgacagcacactgaacacggccccgtgtccgccggacacggccccgtgtgcagagaaaatcctgacacattttgtccgtattctgacagaatcagcagaaaatcttctgagcgaacacggggtcgtggtgaccggacacggccccgtgtcggagggctgtctcgtggagttttgtcttttctaaggcgcttacttatatcgggtggctcctgacttgttggaacaaccccaaagtgcctaagataccttaattgtcctatactaaggcgagaacgcaagaggttgtcggtgagggtaattcctattttcattctaggtggacaagtccaaccctttcccgggctctcgttaaagaaggtgtatgccgaatcgctcaggtctatgtatgcaccgaacgaggtcgatggggagtccttcacggcacaatcggcacagggacgactatcgtccacgtcttgtctaggaagaaaggtattttcgggagcaacgaggttgtcagaatgcggttccaacatttcctcatggtcatcgtcttgggatggatctaagaaatccttcctaagttcttttgaccaatttagaagtagttcttctagttgaaatagctcgtcaaggagcatatctcctagaatatccggttgggcgcattcgagggagaaatagtgtttatttttactttcgcccctcttaaggctacaaggaattggtgggtctatatagtgtggcctataagtgaggaagaaacattttaattcctcgtgttcgcctccacatatttgacaccacaaaccataagagtgccgaaagtaaaaagaatcactattactcatgtttgtatcagaagttaccaaccgccgggatcaaacggttctgttttcagcaactgaatcttgggcacgggggcgtgttgagtggacacggccccgtgttcagcctactgtctgatataaaacaggattgccagttccaatgattgggcacgggggcgtgttcagcgggcacggccccgtgctgagctctgcagaagctgaaaaatctaaaaaaaatcctaacaaattaaagaaaaataaaaagatgattaggccgttgattcctaactttcttaaaatccttgtgtccccggcagcggcgccaaaaacttgatgtgtgtcggtgtgtatatattttttgatatatatttaagccctttttacacttttagccaagttttaaatttataaaacacgatatttactaacactaaacacacatatgggcaagtgcacccatcgtggacgtagtatagtgttggtaagataccgaggtcgtccaaggacacaagagcttttaataccggtttatcctcaacgtctaatcaaatcaaaaagttagaaaaatgttttaaactaagaaaaataa of Helianthus annuus cultivar XRQ/B chromosome 1, HanXRQr2.0-SUNRISE, whole genome shotgun sequence contains these proteins:
- the LOC110908783 gene encoding uncharacterized mitochondrial protein AtMg00810-like; the encoded protein is MVVNHNLHMELNGELADKERYQRLVGKLIYLSHTRPDIAYAVGVVSQFMHQPQVAHMEAAQRILRYLKGTACHGVLFKANGHLNVELYTDADWAGDKGNRRSTSGYFSLVGGNLVTWRSKK